The segment AGAACGAGCCTACTAAAGAGTCCACGCCTACGCCCACGCCTACGCCTACGCctacgcccacgcccacaccTACACCTGCAAAGGCCACACCGGCAAAGGCCGCGTCCACCTTCAACCCGTCTGGCGTCTCCCAGCCGCTCACCGCAGAAAAGTTCCAGTCCGTCATCACCAACACGCTGGACCCCTGGTTCGTCAAGTTCTACGCCCCCTGGTGCCACCACTGTCAGGCCCTCAAGCCCAACTGGGACAACATGGCGCGCCAGATGAAGGGCAAGCTCAACATTGGAGAAGTCAACTGCGACGTCGAGAAGCGGCTGTGCAAGGATGCCAAGGTCAAAGGCTACCCCACCATGCTCTTCTTCCGCGGCGGCGAACGCATCGAGTATGAGGGTCTCCGCGGCCTGGGCGACCTCCTCGATTACGCCAACAAAGCCACTTCAGTCGGTGCTGGCGTTGACGATGTAGATGCCGCAACTTTCAAGGCGCTcgaggagaaggaagaagtcaTCTTCGTCTACTTCTACGACCACGCCACCACCTCCGAGGACTTTGCAGCTCTCGAGCGCTTGACCCTGAGCCTGGTCGGCAAAGCCAAGATCGTCAAGACCAACGACAAGGCCATGTCAGAGCGCTTCAAGATCTCCACCTGGCCCCGCCTCATGGTCTCCCGCGATGGAAAGCCCACATACTACCCTCCCATCACCCCGAGGGAGATGCGCGACACGCGCCAGGTCCTTACATGGATGAAGTCTGTCTGGCTCCCCCTCGTACCCGAACTCACCACCTCCAACGCCAAAGACATCATGGACGGCAAGATTGTGGTCCTCGGCATCCTCAGCCGCTCCCGCTCTGACGAGTTCATCCTCTCCAAGCGCGAGATGAAGAGCGCTGCGCTGGAGTGGATCGACAAGCAAGACGCGCTCTTCCAGCTCGAGCGCCAGGAACTGCGCGACGCCAAACAGCTGCGCATCGAAGAAGCCGATGACAAAGAAGATGAGCGCGCGCTACGCAACGCAAAGGGGATCCGCATCAACATGGACGAGATCGAGCGGCCGCGCGTGGGATTTGCCTGGGTCGACGGCGTCTTCTGGGAACGCTGGGTCAAGACCACCTTTGGCATTGACGTCAAGGAGGGCGAGCGCGTCGTCATCAACGACGAAGACGTAAGTGCCCGAACCACCCCCTTTTCCAATCCCGCACCCGCGCATACTAACATGCCCCCAGAACCGCCGCTACTGGGACACTACCATCTCGGGCGAACCCATCCGGCCCTCACGCACCAGCATCCTGGAAACCATCAACAAGGTGACTCAGAACCCGCCCAAGATCCCCAGTAAATCCACCACGGGCCGCGTCTCACGCATCTTCCTCGCCGCAAACCACTTCGCCTGGAACCACCCCGTTCTCGCACTCCTCGGCTCCATTGCTCTGGTCCTCTCCGCTCTGCTCGCAGGCAAGAAGATTCGCAGGCGCGCTAATAATGGATACTTCCAGCTCGGCGAGAAGGATGGTTTGCTGGGTGGGA is part of the Ascochyta rabiei chromosome 21, complete sequence genome and harbors:
- a CDS encoding Protein disulfide-isomerase, with the protein product MRSIFYSLLSLATLASTLAVDNAADADWEDKVPDTVFNGQTVPPMPVLDIKTLDKDISHGNWLVEFFSPSCPHCRQFAPTYQTAYEFYYTSKPIDAKGEPEGDSLNSFKRFYDFNFAKVDCIASADLCAAHNVMSYPSLIYFRDGKEMARQRGSKDMKGLSQWVEELLETIRPGSRKEGGPKLPKAGDKAVEVGPDTEEVVKEKEKEEVKDKEVANSKLESLKNEPTKESTPTPTPTPTPTPTPTPTPAKATPAKAASTFNPSGVSQPLTAEKFQSVITNTLDPWFVKFYAPWCHHCQALKPNWDNMARQMKGKLNIGEVNCDVEKRLCKDAKVKGYPTMLFFRGGERIEYEGLRGLGDLLDYANKATSVGAGVDDVDAATFKALEEKEEVIFVYFYDHATTSEDFAALERLTLSLVGKAKIVKTNDKAMSERFKISTWPRLMVSRDGKPTYYPPITPREMRDTRQVLTWMKSVWLPLVPELTTSNAKDIMDGKIVVLGILSRSRSDEFILSKREMKSAALEWIDKQDALFQLERQELRDAKQLRIEEADDKEDERALRNAKGIRINMDEIERPRVGFAWVDGVFWERWVKTTFGIDVKEGERVVINDEDNRRYWDTTISGEPIRPSRTSILETINKVTQNPPKIPSKSTTGRVSRIFLAANHFAWNHPVLALLGSIALVLSALLAGKKIRRRANNGYFQLGEKDGLLGGIGSGNGGAKHD